The Limosilactobacillus panis DNA segment TGAGCAATCATTAAAACATGTTTGGCACTTGAGGTAAACATGTTATCCATTAGCAATCATCCCTTCTAACTTTCATACCGTAACCGGTTTAACAGTGAAACCAATACTCTCGCTCTCAGTTGAGCCTCAACTGTCGTGTTACCAACGTCCAAGGTCTGCTTAGAAAGAGCTACCAACATCAGGTCTCCTTCCCGCCGCGTAATTACTTTTTCGTCGTAGAGCGTCTGGACAATGGCAAAGGCGTCCCGTTCCCGGATTGAGTCACCAATTGCTTGGGTTAATGAGTTTAACACGTCAACGTTATCAAGTAAATTAACCCGCTCAATCCGGATATAGCCGCCACCTCCACGCTT contains these protein-coding regions:
- a CDS encoding CtsR family transcriptional regulator — encoded protein: MENKSISDVIEAYLKEILGNSAQIEIRRSEIANHFDVVPSQINYVIKTRFTIQNGYLVKSKRGGGGYIRIERVNLLDNVDVLNSLTQAIGDSIRERDAFAIVQTLYDEKVITRREGDLMLVALSKQTLDVGNTTVEAQLRARVLVSLLNRLRYES